One window of Nostoc sp. C052 genomic DNA carries:
- a CDS encoding sulfonate ABC transporter substrate-binding protein codes for MLTKFFPTRLLGMAFAFLQRFQQRRIRTFSILFAVGLGLTLALSACSPSASENSNSGTPQTTQTPTPSPAASGITVRIGYQKASTVLYALKARGELEKAFAASGTSVTWSEFPAGPPMLEALNAGSIDFGYTGESPPIFAQAGGIPLVYVAYDPWSTKAEAILVPKNSPIKSVAELKGKKVAFAKGSNANYLLVKALEKAGIQYSDIKPATLPPADARAAFEGNNVDAWAIWDPYLAAAEAATGARTLVDATGLAPNRGYYLAAKSFVDAKPDALKVVLDGVKKVSDWAKNNPTEVAKFLSPALGIDAPVLETAEKRREYDVLPLTDEVITKQQEVANTFYKLKLIPKEIKVKEIVWQGKLN; via the coding sequence ATGTTGACTAAGTTCTTTCCAACCCGACTGTTAGGTATGGCTTTTGCCTTCCTCCAGAGGTTCCAACAACGAAGAATCCGCACTTTTTCCATACTGTTTGCAGTAGGACTTGGCTTAACTTTGGCTCTCTCTGCTTGTTCTCCAAGTGCAAGCGAAAACTCTAACTCTGGCACACCGCAGACAACCCAAACCCCCACCCCCAGTCCAGCAGCTAGCGGTATTACAGTTCGCATCGGCTATCAAAAAGCCTCAACTGTTCTCTATGCGCTGAAGGCAAGAGGGGAATTAGAGAAAGCTTTCGCAGCTTCAGGAACTTCCGTAACTTGGTCGGAATTTCCGGCTGGCCCGCCAATGCTAGAGGCATTAAATGCAGGCAGTATTGATTTTGGCTATACCGGAGAATCACCACCTATATTTGCTCAAGCTGGGGGTATTCCTTTGGTTTATGTTGCCTACGATCCTTGGAGTACCAAGGCTGAAGCCATTTTAGTACCTAAGAATTCGCCTATTAAAAGTGTAGCTGAACTCAAGGGCAAAAAAGTTGCCTTTGCCAAAGGTTCTAATGCTAACTACCTATTAGTGAAAGCGCTGGAAAAAGCAGGGATACAATACAGTGACATCAAGCCAGCAACTCTGCCACCAGCCGATGCTCGTGCTGCCTTTGAGGGAAATAACGTTGATGCTTGGGCAATTTGGGACCCTTACTTAGCCGCAGCAGAAGCAGCAACAGGCGCACGTACTTTAGTAGACGCGACGGGATTAGCCCCCAATCGTGGTTATTATTTGGCTGCAAAATCTTTTGTTGATGCCAAGCCGGATGCTTTGAAAGTAGTTCTGGATGGAGTCAAGAAAGTTAGTGACTGGGCAAAAAATAATCCTACTGAAGTTGCTAAGTTTCTTTCCCCAGCTTTGGGTATAGATGCTCCTGTATTGGAAACAGCAGAAAAGCGGCGTGAGTATGATGTACTTCCGCTCACCGATGAAGTGATTACTAAACAACAAGAAGTTGCAAATACCTTCTACAAACTTAAATTGATTCCAAAAGAAATCAAAGTCAAGGAAATTGTTTGGCAAGGTAAATTGAATTAG